In Cryptomeria japonica chromosome 1, Sugi_1.0, whole genome shotgun sequence, the sequence CTTAAATTTTAGTTATATATTTTAGTCTCCTCATTAAATTACATATTTTTAGTTAAGAAAAGCTTGAATTTCAACCTCAAATACATATTTCATGGTAGAAACGCAGTCCTTTAAGTTTAATTAAGTCAGATTACTAAATGTTGCAGGTGGAGGGAACTATAGTTGCACCTCCAGACCCAGCAAATTGGAACAATCGGTTGACATGGTTTTATtttcaaaaacttcaacaatttacTCTCTCTGGAAATGGTACTATTAATGGACAAGGGCAAGCATGGTGGCTTCAATGCCGTACAAAAAATATTCATGTAAGTGTTATGAAAGGTGTTGGTGGATATACAACGGCATAATCTCAAGTAGCCGTGCAATTTTTAAGATACAAATTATCTTTTGTTGTCAATTGTCTTTGGAATGCTTCAATTTTTTCATCAATTGTTGGGTCTTACACCAACTGATTCCTTGTACTCTGGCCTTTTTCACAGCACGCATATTGTACAGATACTAACAGACCAACGGTAAATTTCTACTCATATTTATCACCTTTTCTGGCAGAGTATGATTTATGTCATGGGTTTTTGAGATAATAAAATTTTACATAAATGTGCAGGCCATTCAATTCAATGACTGTAGTGGGTTGGAAATAAGCGGACTATCAATTGTGAACAGCCCTCTCTTTCATATGACTTTTGATGATTGTATGGATGTCAAAATGCTTTCCCTTAAAATTATAGCACCAGGAGACAGCCCCAATACTGACGGAATTGACATATTTACATCCAAAAACTTTATCATAAACGACACCAGCATTGGCACAGGTATATTACATTTGAATCCCTTTTTAAATTTTTGAGAAAGCCAATGGACTCTTGTCTTTTTGGAGTGGAGAACATCAGGATTTCATCTTGCCAGCCTAACCAAGCTTAAACCAAGTGGCTGCCCTAACACATTATGGCCTTAACATCAATTTTCATATTAAGGATATGTGTTTTTCTTGGATTTgattgtatattttttttaattaatttttaaagatACTTCATGATTTATTATTAAGATGAGGTAGcaagagaagaaagaaaatgaatcattattattgtaaaagaaaagagaaaagagaaaacgaTCTATTGTTAGGATGAGATAGTAAGAGAAGGAAACATATTCAATGAGATAGTAAGGGAAGAAACCATATTCAATAAGATAGTACGAGAAGAGATAAAATGATCCATCATTAAGATGagtttgtaaggggaaaaactatatTCAATAAGATAGTAAGAATAGAGAGAAAACAATTCATCATTATTGtaagagaagaaagaaaatgatccatcattaggatgaggaagtaagagaagagagaaattgatTCACCATTATTGTAAGAGAAGAGAGAAAACAATTGGAATCATTATTGTAAGAGAAGAGAGAAAACAATTCATCATTAGGATGAGATAGTAAGAGAAGAAAACATATTCAATAAAATAGTAAGAGAAGAGAGAAAATGGTCCATACTAGAATGAGATAATAAGAGAACAAATGAAACAATTAATCATTATTGTAAGAGAAGAGAGAAAATGATCTATCATTAGGATGAGATAGTAAGAGAAGAAGACATATTCAATAAGATAGTAAGAAAAGAGAGAAATTGATCGATTGTTATCAAGTAAGAGAATAGAGAAAGGTCTATCTTTAGAATAAAGctagtaagaaaagaaaacatattTAATAAGATAgtaagaaaagagagaaaaagatcCATCATTATTGTAAGAGATGAGAGAAAATGAACTATTATTAAGATGAGAAAGCATTTTTAATAAGATAATAAAAGAAGAGAGAAAATGATCAATCATCAAAGTGAAATAATATGAGAGAGAAAATAATCCATCAGTCTCTCCTATTGCTATATCAGTCCGATGAGAGATAATAGAATATGATCCATTAATTCcaaacaatttcaaatttaaagttGTAACCATAGAATTGTTCGATTCAATTATGCTGTGAAACAGTGATTGGCATGTACTCCAAAATAATTGCTAATTGCAATCCAAAATAATCGAGCAGGGGACGACTGCATTGCCATCGGCGAGGGATCTTCTAATATCACCATTACGTCTGTGACCTGTGGTCCAGGTCATGGAATAAGGTAATGTTCAAATCAGAACAATAAATTTTACAGCCTAAAAGTTTGAAAGAGCTTGTTGGTTAAGCAGAGCTCATCTACAATGTCATGATTGAATATTTGTGCTCTATTATGAAATGTTATGCCATAACATTGCAGCATTGGAAGCCTTGGGAAAGGAAACTCACAAGCAGACGTTTCTGATGTGAAAGTACTTGGTGCCAAATTGATAGAAACCCAGAATGGTCTCAGAATCAAGACATGGCAGGTATAAAGAATTTAGAATCACTCATAAAAAGAGAGAGAcagaaaaaaaattgcattaagGAGAAAGAATGTAATAGATTGTTGATTGTGATATAACAGGGAGGTTCTGGCATGACAAAAGCTATATCATTTGAGGACATTCAAATCGTAAATGCAGGCAACCCAATAGTGATAAATCAATACTATTGTGATTTACCTTATTCTTGTCCTAATCAGGTACGTTATATACACTCTCATCCTTCAAGATTTTCTAACATCCATGTTTAGAATTGTGGGTCTGCATTTAATTTTCAAGTGAGATAATTATTTGTTTTTGTATTGTGTTTACTATTCATAGACCTCTGCAGTTAAAATCAGCAATGTAAGCTACAACAATATTCATGGCACATCAGCATCAGAAATAGCCCTGAAACTTGATTGCAGTGAAAGTGTGCCTTGCACAGGCATTACTTTGAGTGATATAAGTTTGACATTGGCTTCGGGGGGTAAAGCTTCTTCTTTTTGTCAAAATGCAGAGGGAGTAGCCATTGGAACTGTCAACCCTCCGAGCTGCCTGAGCACATAATGATTCTATTCATATTTCTAGTAGTGTAGTGAATCAAAGTTCACTACCTAATTTCAATAATGATCAGAATGCAAGAATTAGACTACTATTTTAGGATTTTGTTGTTCGACCATTCCATCAATAAAAAGAACCTGTTTTATCCttatatttggagagacaatattACATTTCTCCAAGAAACTACATATATTTTTTACATAGAGGGAAAATCTTTGAAATTTTAAAGACTCTGGAGATTGTGTGTTTAAGTGCACTTGCCTAgttttatatatttatgtaataactAACTATTCATGGAGTTTGTACTTAGATGACTAAGGGAAGAGGAGGCAGTAGCCTTATGATGGTGAGTTGACTGAATTTATTTGGAGTCATGTTAATGAGCCCAAAACTTTATACTTTTTATTTTGGATTAATAATGTGTTTTAAAGTTATAATTAGTTATTGATCTTATGTTAATGAAGAAAGCTACCTTgcattaaattatataaatctaGGGAGAGAGTAATAAAATTACTTAGATCATTtgagttatgaacatgataagtaaataataaattaaataaaaggtTGAGAATTGTTTATTTTCAAGTAATAATGATAGTGTCATTGATTTGAATTATGTAAATATATTCAATAAGTTCTTATAGATAATTATAATTGAAGTATCAATTATGTAGCAAATGGATTCTTGAAGTCACATTGCAATCATAAATGTTTGTGTACAATCTTGTGTGAAGCTTCTACGATTCTATATGGTATGAAGAATCCTATCTTATTTAGTTCCTTGCCTAAAAAACTTTCAccttattttgttgtggtttttcaaTTAGGATTAAAGTGGTTTTTAACAACACATTCAGGAGCTTTCTATGCTAGGATCAACACATGCTACTTCCTTGCACCTTAATCAAACTTCATGTTGTTTTCCATAATTTGTATGGAAATATTTTCAAACATGATATGCATTTGGTTTAAtgcaaatttaatttatatgttctCATGCAAAGTGTCCACTCTAGATATTCTATATAATTTTAAAGTGATTTCGAATGGATATAATGAGATGACGAAATCAAGCGCACAAGGATTTATCTTAAATATAACATCTTAGatgccaaattaaaaaaaaataatgtgcAAGCTAATGGGTAACACTCTATTTTTGGCTAGGAGTTCAATTTGGTATTGATGATCCAAATTGAATCCCATAATTCCAAATAATGTACTTGAGACCTAACCTAGGGAATTCTATCAATTCATATTGAAAAGGCAATAGTCATTTTTAAGATTAGAAATTTTAGGCCAACCATGAAGAGTGGACAACCCTTCTATGCTTCTAGCTCTATAGGTCCAGCGAGTGTATTCCCAAAGATCTTAACTAGAAAATTAAAGAGTAATAGAAAAAATAACTCACATACCATAGCCGTGCACTTTATATAGACATCCCACATATTTATTAATAGATAACCTTTATAATGGCTTATTGATCTTGTAGATGTAACAACATCGCAATAAAGTATATTATTACTAAGTTATATAtgcaattaaatatataaataagatTTGTATCCCCAAATGCGAATCTAGTCACAATGTCATAATTCACATataactcttgaattttttttgcataatcATATAGAGAGATGATTGATAAGTGAAGGCTCTAAAAATATAAGGTAGATGTATTTATTGAATAGGAACAAAAGGACTCTAAAACCTTACATAGAAGAGattactataatttttttttatagagatAACAAAAACATATTAAAAGTCCATTACTTGGTCACTAGGCTAGACCAAAcaaaaaaataacacaaaaaaggACAATGAAAGATAACCAAAAAAGACCAAGACAAAACAAAGAGACCTATGTCCAAAAATTAGCAACGAAGAAGAAAATTCTTGCAAAGTTTTCCATTAAAACACCTTTAAAGTGGAAAATTAA encodes:
- the LOC131070302 gene encoding polygalacturonase, producing MGNIPTLFHSLSFCTMILIIMFYMPAEASVFNVETYGAVGNGVEDSTKAFANAWAAACKAPSATLLVPGSKTFLVNGLVFQGPCAPGFTFLVEGTIVAPPDPANWNNRLTWFYFQKLQQFTLSGNGTINGQGQAWWLQCRTKNIHHAYCTDTNRPTAIQFNDCSGLEISGLSIVNSPLFHMTFDDCMDVKMLSLKIIAPGDSPNTDGIDIFTSKNFIINDTSIGTGDDCIAIGEGSSNITITSVTCGPGHGISIGSLGKGNSQADVSDVKVLGAKLIETQNGLRIKTWQGGSGMTKAISFEDIQIVNAGNPIVINQYYCDLPYSCPNQTSAVKISNVSYNNIHGTSASEIALKLDCSESVPCTGITLSDISLTLASGGKASSFCQNAEGVAIGTVNPPSCLST